A segment of the Juglans regia cultivar Chandler chromosome 15, Walnut 2.0, whole genome shotgun sequence genome:
tataaatatattttttttttaattttttaaattatataaaatattttttaaattattttttatattatatataaattttatatctaatatataaaataacctTGTATTATAAGCTAAAtcactaattaaaataacattaaactttaaaatcatatataaataactatatattattactatagtctatagtattagtagttatactaatacaatatcactatatattataatacactataatatatcactatattatatattatcatataccGGACCAAATCGAACCGGAATCGATAAAAATGAAAGTACTGATTTAGGGGTGTAATAGGTGCGGTATcagttcttcaaatctcaaaacatgtgtataccggttcggttctaaATTAAGTCTAAAATCGCTCCGAatcggactggttacacccacaattcttcctcttcatttgggatataaaaaaaaaaaaattatatattagaataattctacttagcatcccacacaccacacacctcacatttcttttcatttttgtttccttttttctaTAATAAGTATGTGGTATATGCATGATGAGtaaaacaactcaattagtttagcaggaataaagtaaattaaaaaaaaattaaaaatatatagtctGTGATATGAGATATAAAGTAGCATAATCCTGTATAAGGATAATGTGGGCCGGGGTTGTTTCCACCACCCCATGGCCCATGATTTCGTGGGCCCGGGTTGATTGGCCAACCAAAttaacctttaaaaaaataaaaataaagaagtttCAAAAACTATAAGGATCTTTTTTGAGGTACAATTCATATAACAATgtcttatatatagttatatatcttattttaagaaattaatgaaCTATTCCATATTCCATTATTTGTTATGAAACTCAGCCAATAGATTTTTATTCCATTAATTCCTCAAGCTAAACATACCATAATAATGTGGCAGTAATGCAGCATGAGGCACGTCACTTGTTGCATATAAGAAAAAGCTTATTTGTTGTCAGTTAATTCttacgaaaataattattttttgtcaaaattaatttatcatcaaacataatcatttttgtagaaaataactcattataaatattcatattttttataataattatgaaattatccCATAACCAGTAGGGCCAGTACACGGCCTTAagaatttaattctaggacttTTGGTTTACTGGACGGCTTGAATTTAATAGGTTGAGGTGAGCTGTCTCGTTCGTTTTCATAgataatatgaaataagatgagatgagttgagatatatgaaagttgaaagttataaaatattgttaaaatatattttttaaaattattttatttttaatgagaatCTAAAAAATTCGTAATGATGACTtgagaatggttgtgaaaacaaacacgTCCGACGTCTGGCGTTAATTAAGGATGTCGAGTTCAACCTCCTTATTAGAGATTCTGGTTATGATCATGCATGAGCCCATAATTCTACTTCTGCTTTTACAACTAGAGTTGCCTCCATTGATGAACTTATAGATAAATTGGCCGTCTAAAtcgtatttttcttttatagtccCAAAAGGCTAACTCATGAAATTAACGGCTGTAGTAGACAAACATTTTCATACATTAttttacattaataattcaagatcacaaattattaaattaacaaTTTTCAACGAATAAACGGCTTGAAGGTGCTCACCACCCTTTTAATCTGATCAACGATCcaattataagataaaatactatatatatatatatatatatatatatatatatatatatcgcatgctattatatataatctttgaGCAGAAATTTCAATAACTACTTTTTTTAAcctaaattttgtcattttcaaATACATTAGCTAATATATCATACTTTGAGTGGTTGTTAATTTAAGTGgttgatatatatatcaaatcaataatttgatttgatattatcttgatttaattttcatagTCATCAAATCACttggatttgatattttcttcaaCATAAGAATGTTGTGAGCGCAACCAAAGGTGGAAACCTTATTAGAAGATAATGGAGAAACACGTTGATCGATCATCATGGCTAGATTCCATGCAACTGAGGCACAACACTTCCTGTACGCACAATTTTAGTCGGTAACTCATTCCATGCATGAGTTTTAgcctcgtttggataatgaaagtgtttcgtctcatctcatcattacaattttctcaaattctcacacaaaatataataaacaattcaactttttcaaatctcaaaacaataataatattaaaaaataattttctgacaatattttatttaaatttcaaattttatctcaacttatctcatatcatttcaactcactatccaaacggcaccttaATTCTCAAGATAGTTCAAATTATATTTCTCTAGCTACCAAAGGGTAGCATATTAGAGTACATCATTATCATAGAAAATCAAAGCATTGACAGAGGACATCACAAACATAGAAAGAAAGAGCAATATTCATGGATATGGGACAATATTGATCACTAGTTGATTTCTCCCATTTCCCTTGATCGATCTTACGTTATTTAAGACGATACAGACACAACATGTTATTTATCTAGATTATTGGATTTCGACCATCGATCAGGTTTATTTACTGGATACCCTAAGTCTAAATCAAGTACATTACTCCCATACAAACatatgttatttgtttaaatcaatGAGTTTCGACGatgaatcaagttttttttactGGATTAATTACTTCTAGGGCTAATGATGTATAGAAAACTATCAGCTAGCTTTTGACCAATGCGAACAGCAGAACGTGTATCCAAATGCAGATGATCTGCTATAAAGGTTGAGCCCACAGAATCAACGCTATTGAAATTACTCAGGTTTATATTCAGCTGAGCATCTCTTACAGATGTTAGGAACTCTCCTTCTCCACTAGAAATTACAACCTGCaacaaatatgtatatatatgtttagaatttttataatgatttgcAAAGAtgcattgtgtgtgtgtgtgtgtgtgtgtgtgtgtgtgtgtgtgtgtgtgtgtgtgtgtttgtgtgtgtgtttgttgcGTGTACTCTAACTAATTTGTGAAAGGAGAAATGACTTAGCCACAAAAAGCTTCCACAAAAAGCTttcattagattgtaaaatcacttttattataaactagatctaacgtatcatgaTATGAAACTatgtcagtttatgagtttaaaACCATACATAAAATTAAGAAACTTTACACAAACAGATTGAACTAGgaaagtaataaataaacaaaagaaaataccaaGTTAATAGGGAGGTAAGGAGAGTTGAGATCTTCTCGAACATCATTGAAAAACTTCTCCAGCCTTCCCTTATAGAGCGTGGCGTCTTGCTCTCCACAATCACTCTCTCCTTGATACCAAAGCAGTGCACAAATACGTCCACCACTTTGGCTTGCAGCTCTTGCCCTATCCATCAACTGATTATACAGTATTGTACCCTTTTGCCACTGTTCTATCTTTGTTCCTCCTATTGCGCAAGGGACCAAACCAATCACGCCAAAGTCTGGTCGTTCTGCCAATATTTGGTTGGAAAAGGGCATTCCTGGTCCCACCCCGCAGGTCTTCAGATTATCAATTTCCTTATGGAGAGGTTCACGAGCTATCTCCCAAGTCTTGTTTAAAGAGAGTGTGAGGATTTTGGGAGTGGGAGTGCATTGTGGAGGAACCAGTCCATCCCACTTGAGCAAGTTGGCTACAGTGTCATTATAGACACCTCCTCGACCAGCCATGTTGCTTTGTCCTGCTAAGAGGAATATGTTGTCGGGTTTGAGCTCGCCAGGCATAATAGAACCAATATGAGTAACAAGGACGAAGAAGATAACGAAGAGAAACATCCTTTTTGCTTATCTTTTAGATATTGATCAGTACATGAGCTTTGTGCAGTAATGGAATACAAGTTGgtggcctatatatatatatagacatactGGAACTCCATGCAATTTATTAGCAGCACAGGGTGTGTGATATATTTTGAGCCCTCAACTCTCTAACCAAGAAAACAACCTAACTAGCTCTCAATATAATCAGGAACTTTCAACCACCAAATTAAAggtaaacaaataaa
Coding sequences within it:
- the LOC108990351 gene encoding probable carbohydrate esterase At4g34215, coding for MFLFVIFFVLVTHIGSIMPGELKPDNIFLLAGQSNMAGRGGVYNDTVANLLKWDGLVPPQCTPTPKILTLSLNKTWEIAREPLHKEIDNLKTCGVGPGMPFSNQILAERPDFGVIGLVPCAIGGTKIEQWQKGTILYNQLMDRARAASQSGGRICALLWYQGESDCGEQDATLYKGRLEKFFNDVREDLNSPYLPINLVVISSGEGEFLTSVRDAQLNINLSNFNSVDSVGSTFIADHLHLDTRSAVRIGQKLADSFLYIISPRSN